In Arachis hypogaea cultivar Tifrunner chromosome 17, arahy.Tifrunner.gnm2.J5K5, whole genome shotgun sequence, a single window of DNA contains:
- the LOC112766138 gene encoding probable protein phosphatase 2C 72, producing the protein MGICISAESSEIHHESSNLATEENVTVYESSKNVNLSKIHRLSSIHSKKGSKGLNQDAATLCQGYGMEDAAFCGVFDGHGRNGRIVSQIVNKRLSSLILDQKNMIAHAKIDNNTILEDDDSCTNKNFQEWKEAILCAFRVMDKEVNQLENLDFSCSGTTAIVAIRQSEDLIMANLGDSRAVLGTICDGEIIPIQLTTDMKPGLPREADRIRSCNGRVFALHEEPHIQRVWLPNENSPGLAMSRAFGDFILKDHGIIAIPEISFRPLTSSDQFVVLASDGVWDVLSNIEVCSIVWMTENEAAAAKAVVEAATAAWKSKYPSSKVDDCTAVCLFLQKKQRSLVYVKTGNNVN; encoded by the exons ATGGGTATCTGCATATCCGCTGAATCTTCAGAGATTCATCACGAATCATCTAACTTAGCTACTGAAGAGAATGTAACAGTGTATGAATCTAGCAAGAATGTTAATTTAAGTAAGATTCACAGACTTTCTTCTATTCACTCTAAAAAGGGTAGCAAAGGACTTAACCAAGATGCTGCCACTCTTTGCCAG GGTTATGGAATGGAGGATGCAGCATTTTGCGGTGTTTTTGATGGGCACGGAAGGAATGGTCGCATAGTGAGCCAAATAGTAAACAAGCGTTTGTCTTCACTCATTCTGGACCAAAAGAATATGATAGCTCATGCCAAGATTGATAACAATACCATATTGGAAGATGATGACTCGTGCACAAACAAGAATTTTCAAGAGTGGAAAGAAGCTATTCTTTGTGCTTTCAGGGTGATGGACAAGGAGGTGAATCAACTAGAGAATCTAGATTTCTCTTGCAGTGGAACTACAGCTATAGTTGCTATAAGACAG AGTGAAGATCTTATCATGGCTAACCTTGGTGACTCAAGAGCTGTCTTGGGGACAATTTGTGACGGTGAAATCATTCCCATTCAACTGACCACAGATATGAAGCCTGGATTACCTC GTGAAGCAGATAGAATAAGAAGTTGTAATGGTCGTGTATTTGCTCTACATGAGGAACCACACATCCAAAGAGTGTGGTTACCCAATGAGAACTCCCCAGGCCTAGCCATGTCTCGTGCTTTTGGAGATTTCATTCTTAAGGACCACGGTATCATTGCTATTCCGGAGATTTCGTTTCGCCCTCTAACATCAAGTGACCAATTTGTTGTGCTTGCAAGTGATGGG GTGTGGGATGTACTAAGCAACATCGAGGTTTGCTCGATCGTGTGGATGACAGAGAATGAAGCAGCGGCAGCTAAGGCAGTGGTGGAAGCAGCTACAGCTGCATGGAAAAGCAAATATCCTTCCTCCAAGGTAGACGACTGCACCGCAGTTTGCCTCTTCCTGCAGAAGAAACAAAGGAGCCTAGTATATGTAAAAACTGGAAATAATGTTAACTAA
- the LOC112766139 gene encoding uncharacterized protein encodes MEGGENILDIIHNDYDDGDDVEMVDVEEGELVEPDSRNSLGQSEAGGTNEANEDSHNKDHRLRAKKKRNKRKKKASGSNKAIDINRFVIDVCRRLKEKKQYMVYTAVGCLGISALSDLVKEVDAIQACGGQKTADGSRFRTGGGILWNIIKVREPKVYKEIMKKVKEFEKQFRQPYVKQPPVPKKIDPSEGINLPFADRDEGNVLGSAFPASQMQDQHEPAATSEAKPIPVIHDRLRTPVSYDDDLLGEDPEKDAT; translated from the exons ATGGAAGGTGGAGAGAACATTCTAGATATCATTCATAATGattatgatgatggtgatgatgttGAAATGGTTGATGTTGAAGAAGGAGAGTTGGTGGAACCTGATTCCCGGAATTCTTTGGGACAAAGTGAAGCTGGAGGTACCAATGAAGCAAATGAAGACTCTCATAACAAGGACCACAGGCTTAGAgctaaaaagaaaaggaataagagaaagaagaaagcttCAGGGTCCAACAAGGCAATTGATATAAACAG ATTTGTGATAGATGTGTGTCGCCGtttgaaagagaaaaaacaataTATGGTATACACTGCTGTAGGTTGCCTTGGGATTTCTGCACTAAGCGATCTCGTCAAAGAG GTTGATGCAATTCAGGCTTGTGGGGGCCAAAAAACAGCTGATGGCAGTCGATTCCGGACAGGGGGTGGCATACTGTGGAACATCATTAAAGTTCGAGAACCAAAGGTGTACAAAGAGATAATGAAAAAAGTAAAGGAATTCGAG AAGCAATTCAGGCAGCCATACGTTAAGCAACCACCTGTGCCAAAGAAGATAGATCCTTCGGAAGGGATCAACCTTCCGTTTGCTGACAGAGATGAGGGAAATGTTTTAGGCAGTGCCTTCCCTGCTTCCCAAATGCAAGATCAACATGAACCAGCAGCAACTTCTGAAGCGAAACCTATCCCTGTTATTCATGATAGGTTAAGGACCCCTGTTTCGTATGATGATGATCTGCTTGGAGAGGATCCAGAAAAAGATGCAACCTGA